A part of Nesterenkonia lutea genomic DNA contains:
- a CDS encoding 5-(carboxyamino)imidazole ribonucleotide synthase produces MTRQDSTPTRIDAPRSPAGTPRVGVIGDGQLARMMAPAAVELGIELHLLAGSADSSAAQVIPHTTLGDYRDPQQVTAFAADLDVITFDHEHVPAEVLSALAEAGTPMHPGPAALIYAQDKLAMRRAVEELGLPNPRWAEVHTVAELIDFGTESGWPVVLKTPRGGYDGKGVRMIDSAAEADAAQDWFDRAAETPTGLLAEEKVPYTRELSAQVARSAAGETVLYPVVESTQTNGVCDEVIAPAPHTSAAHIAAAERIARRIAEKLQVTGMLAVELFEISEDAGDPEAGIVPGIYVNELAMRPHNSGHWTMDGSITSQFEQHLRAVLGLPLGATEVKGGAGGYTVMKNLLGGSAPGERSLQGSFPAAMRRSHGSKIHLYGKEARPGRKIGHVNILTQTRSPQESWEARRSRLQRVRRAAADVAEIIVEGPA; encoded by the coding sequence GTGACGCGACAGGACAGCACCCCCACCCGAATCGACGCCCCCCGCAGCCCAGCCGGCACCCCGCGGGTCGGGGTGATCGGCGACGGTCAGCTGGCCCGCATGATGGCCCCGGCCGCCGTCGAACTCGGGATCGAGCTGCACCTGCTGGCCGGCTCCGCCGACTCCTCCGCGGCCCAGGTCATACCGCACACCACGCTCGGGGACTACCGGGATCCGCAGCAGGTCACGGCCTTCGCCGCAGACCTGGACGTGATCACCTTCGATCATGAGCACGTCCCCGCCGAGGTGCTCAGCGCGCTCGCCGAGGCCGGCACCCCCATGCACCCGGGGCCCGCAGCGCTGATCTACGCCCAGGACAAGCTGGCCATGCGCCGGGCCGTCGAAGAACTCGGCCTGCCCAATCCGCGCTGGGCCGAGGTGCACACGGTGGCGGAACTGATCGACTTCGGCACCGAGTCCGGCTGGCCCGTGGTGCTGAAGACCCCGCGCGGTGGCTACGACGGCAAGGGAGTGCGGATGATCGACTCCGCTGCCGAGGCCGACGCCGCCCAGGACTGGTTCGACCGTGCGGCTGAGACTCCCACCGGCCTGCTCGCGGAGGAGAAGGTCCCCTACACCCGTGAGCTCTCCGCCCAGGTGGCGCGCTCCGCGGCGGGGGAGACGGTGCTCTACCCCGTGGTGGAGTCCACGCAGACCAACGGGGTCTGTGACGAGGTCATCGCTCCGGCCCCGCACACCAGCGCCGCTCATATCGCCGCCGCGGAGCGGATCGCGCGGCGGATCGCGGAGAAGCTGCAGGTCACCGGGATGCTGGCGGTGGAGCTCTTCGAGATCAGCGAGGACGCGGGGGACCCCGAGGCCGGAATCGTGCCGGGAATCTACGTCAACGAACTGGCCATGCGCCCGCACAACTCCGGGCACTGGACCATGGACGGCTCCATCACCAGCCAGTTCGAACAGCATCTGCGCGCCGTGCTGGGCCTTCCGCTGGGCGCCACGGAGGTCAAGGGCGGGGCGGGCGGCTACACCGTGATGAAGAACCTGCTGGGCGGCTCCGCTCCGGGGGAGCGCTCCCTGCAGGGGTCCTTCCCGGCCGCGATGCGCCGCTCCCACGGCTCGAAGATCCATCTCTACGGCAAAGAGGCCCGCCCGGGTCGCAAGATCGGGCACGTGAACATCCTGACCCAGACGCGTTCTCCGCAGGAGAGCTGGGAAGCCCGCAGGTCGCGGCTGCAGCGCGTCCGCCGCGCCGCCGCCGACGTGGCCGAGATCATCGTGGAAGGACCAGCATGA
- the purE gene encoding 5-(carboxyamino)imidazole ribonucleotide mutase: MGSNSDWPVMQAAAQALDEFGIAFEADVVSAHRMAEEMIRYGKTAHTRGIRVIIAGAGGAAHLPGMLASVTPLPVIGVPVPLKHLDGMDSLLSIVQMPAGVPVATVSVGGARNAGLLAVRTLAAGDTSQAAELRAKLLDFQTTLAAEAHAKGAKLREEAAELGTYRAR, encoded by the coding sequence ATGGGCTCCAACTCGGACTGGCCCGTCATGCAGGCCGCCGCCCAGGCGCTGGACGAGTTCGGCATCGCCTTCGAGGCCGACGTCGTCTCGGCCCACCGCATGGCCGAGGAGATGATCCGCTACGGCAAGACCGCCCACACCCGCGGCATCCGGGTCATCATCGCCGGCGCCGGGGGTGCCGCCCACCTGCCCGGCATGCTCGCCTCGGTGACCCCGTTGCCGGTGATCGGCGTGCCGGTCCCGCTGAAGCACCTCGACGGCATGGACTCACTGCTGAGCATCGTGCAGATGCCGGCGGGGGTGCCCGTGGCCACTGTCTCGGTCGGCGGAGCGCGCAACGCGGGCCTGCTCGCCGTGCGCACACTGGCCGCCGGAGACACCTCCCAGGCCGCTGAGCTGCGCGCCAAGCTCCTGGACTTCCAGACCACCCTCGCCGCCGAGGCCCACGCCAAAGGGGCCAAGCTGCGCGAGGAAGCCGCCGAACTGGGGACGTACCGCGCCCGATGA
- a CDS encoding LCP family protein: MTDSAISYHRFTAQPDVIRTPQRGSETDRTRRAFMLLGLTLFIPGGAQIAAGSKTIGRIALAVTVACWFTALLLGLMFLTMRGVVLSMLTQPFMLWLSAVVLGALALGWLLLWLDTFRLIHFASLAPGMKPIVAVVLVVLIVLTSGGLGYAAKLVNEGRAALGGIFAGGPAIPAVDGRYNFLLMGADAGEGREGLRPDSIHVVSVNEDSAETIIFSIPRNFQNAQFSEDSPLNTVYPAGYDCGDECIINSLYTDVMNNHQDLYPESEDPGAEAMMDAVSGTLNLEVSGYVMIDMGGFEDLVDAMGGVTVDSGGWVPYRGALPDGTWGDNWWAPGVHEFSGQEALAYARSRTFSSDYNRIQRQQCIQQAMMSQFNPQTLLSRFSEIMQAGGNVVETNLPQSQLGSFLDLAVDAQGQQTQRLVLGAPDFESDGNLFSTYPDFDLIQQRVDQLIANEQEQNDDGGLFGSAGFLPAQSGALGVMLATAPQAQEQAADAVEEDAAPIDSTPPPTQPDGSELTREYLVEAQQNGQVDLLQQAASTNYLCEPVN; encoded by the coding sequence ATGACTGACTCCGCCATCAGCTACCACCGGTTCACTGCGCAGCCGGATGTGATCCGCACCCCGCAGCGCGGCTCGGAGACCGACCGCACGCGTCGCGCCTTCATGCTCTTGGGGCTGACCCTGTTCATCCCCGGCGGCGCGCAGATCGCTGCCGGCTCCAAGACGATCGGCCGGATCGCGCTCGCGGTCACGGTGGCCTGCTGGTTCACCGCGCTGCTGCTGGGGCTGATGTTCCTGACCATGCGCGGGGTGGTGCTCTCCATGCTGACCCAGCCCTTCATGCTCTGGCTGAGCGCGGTGGTGCTCGGTGCGCTGGCGCTGGGCTGGCTGCTGCTGTGGCTGGACACCTTCCGCCTGATCCACTTCGCCTCCCTGGCCCCGGGGATGAAGCCGATCGTCGCCGTCGTCCTGGTGGTGCTCATCGTGCTGACCTCCGGCGGTCTGGGCTACGCGGCCAAGCTGGTCAATGAGGGCCGTGCCGCGCTGGGCGGCATCTTCGCAGGCGGTCCCGCGATCCCTGCTGTGGACGGTCGGTACAACTTCCTGCTCATGGGCGCCGATGCGGGCGAGGGCCGCGAGGGCCTGCGCCCGGATTCGATCCACGTGGTCAGCGTCAATGAGGACTCGGCCGAGACGATCATCTTCTCCATCCCGCGCAATTTCCAGAACGCCCAGTTCAGCGAGGACTCCCCGCTGAACACGGTCTACCCCGCCGGCTATGACTGCGGCGACGAATGCATCATCAACTCGCTCTACACCGACGTGATGAACAACCATCAGGACCTCTACCCGGAGTCCGAGGATCCCGGCGCGGAGGCCATGATGGACGCGGTCTCGGGCACGCTGAACCTCGAGGTCTCCGGCTACGTGATGATCGACATGGGCGGCTTCGAGGACCTCGTCGACGCCATGGGCGGGGTCACCGTGGACTCGGGGGGCTGGGTGCCCTACCGCGGCGCGCTGCCCGACGGCACCTGGGGCGACAACTGGTGGGCCCCCGGGGTGCATGAGTTCTCCGGGCAGGAGGCGCTGGCCTATGCGCGCTCCCGGACCTTCAGCTCGGACTACAACCGGATCCAGCGTCAGCAGTGCATCCAGCAGGCCATGATGTCGCAGTTCAACCCGCAGACCCTGCTCTCGCGCTTCAGCGAGATCATGCAGGCGGGCGGCAACGTGGTGGAGACCAACCTGCCGCAGTCCCAGCTGGGCTCCTTCCTGGACCTGGCCGTGGACGCACAGGGACAGCAGACCCAGCGACTCGTGCTGGGCGCCCCGGACTTCGAGTCGGACGGGAATCTCTTCTCCACCTACCCTGATTTCGACCTCATCCAGCAGCGCGTGGATCAGCTGATCGCCAATGAGCAGGAACAGAACGACGACGGCGGCCTCTTCGGCTCCGCTGGGTTCCTGCCCGCGCAGTCAGGGGCCCTCGGTGTGATGCTCGCGACAGCCCCCCAGGCGCAGGAGCAGGCAGCCGATGCGGTGGAGGAGGACGCGGCACCCATCGATTCCACGCCGCCTCCCACCCAGCCAGACGGCTCCGAGCTGACCCGGGAGTATCTCGTGGAGGCTCAGCAGAACGGTCAGGTGGACCTTCTGCAGCAGGCTGCCTCCACGAACTACCTCTGCGAACCCGTGAATTAG
- the manA gene encoding mannose-6-phosphate isomerase, class I, protein MFRMINPVREYAWGSTTAFSELFGWAASATPQAEIWMGAHPADPSSLELVPEGQGSGAAVAPGAGPTEAQAGVHADGEGVVDLPQYLQRSGEPAGNFPFLLKVLAAEQPLSIQSHPTTERARRGFAAEEASGLELNHPRRSYKDPNAKPELIVALSEFSALCGFRPHVQAAAELRALTEMLTGADRTRGVLDQLQEHVAGQDYASALEYLLRSGREESTAAAEELTGLLTAADSDADLTARIGSGAAQMLLHIARSFPQDPGIFVALLLNRIQLQPGESIYLPAGNLHAYLHGVGVEIMANSDNVLRGGLTSKHLDVDELLSVTDCNVLPVPHCPVHETACRETGTGSPTPSPRRVRYQAPFEEFELERIEFPGEAVLESPGHGIVLCTAGELTLSAPADPAADPTAADPASGEAADPGPPRMLSLTAGTSAFLPETAGHRIRAAAHAQAFVATTVVAPVTAERTVDTVSPDQEQPRP, encoded by the coding sequence ATGTTCAGGATGATCAACCCCGTCCGCGAGTACGCATGGGGCTCCACCACTGCGTTCAGCGAACTCTTCGGCTGGGCTGCTTCGGCGACCCCGCAGGCGGAGATCTGGATGGGTGCCCATCCTGCCGATCCCTCCTCGCTGGAGCTGGTCCCGGAGGGTCAGGGTTCTGGCGCCGCTGTGGCCCCGGGTGCTGGGCCCACGGAAGCTCAGGCCGGTGTTCATGCCGACGGCGAGGGCGTGGTCGATCTGCCGCAGTACCTGCAGCGCTCGGGGGAGCCCGCGGGGAACTTTCCGTTCCTGCTCAAGGTCCTCGCCGCCGAACAGCCGCTCTCGATCCAGTCCCACCCCACCACCGAGCGGGCCCGGCGCGGATTCGCCGCCGAGGAGGCGTCGGGTCTGGAGCTGAACCACCCCCGGCGCAGCTATAAGGACCCCAACGCCAAGCCAGAGCTGATCGTGGCGCTGAGTGAGTTCTCCGCGCTGTGCGGATTCAGGCCCCACGTGCAGGCCGCCGCAGAGCTGCGTGCGCTGACAGAGATGCTCACCGGCGCTGACCGGACGCGCGGCGTGCTGGATCAGCTTCAGGAACATGTGGCGGGGCAGGACTACGCCAGCGCTCTGGAATATCTCCTGCGCAGCGGCCGCGAGGAGTCCACTGCGGCGGCCGAGGAGCTGACCGGCCTGCTCACGGCTGCAGATTCAGACGCTGACCTCACTGCGCGGATCGGTTCCGGGGCGGCACAGATGCTGCTGCACATCGCCCGATCCTTCCCCCAGGACCCGGGGATCTTCGTCGCACTGCTGCTGAACCGGATCCAGCTGCAACCCGGGGAGTCGATCTACCTGCCCGCCGGCAACCTCCACGCCTATCTGCACGGGGTCGGGGTGGAGATCATGGCCAACTCGGACAATGTGCTGCGCGGGGGACTGACCAGCAAGCATCTCGACGTCGACGAGCTGCTCAGCGTCACTGACTGCAACGTCCTGCCGGTCCCGCACTGCCCCGTACACGAGACCGCCTGCCGGGAGACCGGGACCGGTTCACCGACCCCTTCGCCGCGGCGCGTGCGCTACCAGGCGCCCTTCGAGGAGTTCGAGCTCGAGCGGATCGAGTTCCCCGGCGAGGCCGTGCTGGAGAGCCCGGGTCACGGGATCGTGCTCTGCACAGCCGGGGAGCTCACGCTCAGCGCGCCAGCCGATCCCGCCGCCGATCCCACTGCTGCTGACCCCGCCAGCGGGGAGGCCGCAGACCCAGGGCCGCCTCGTATGCTGAGCCTGACCGCCGGGACCTCGGCCTTCCTGCCGGAGACCGCCGGCCACCGGATCCGGGCCGCCGCACATGCCCAGGCCTTCGTGGCCACCACCGTCGTCGCACCGGTCACCGCCGAACGCACAGTCGACACCGTCAGCCCAGACCAGGAGCAGCCCCGCCCATGA
- a CDS encoding GtrA family protein: MITKLYRRIRELIITLWREVAKFGAVGGVAFIIDSAIFLWLISGPMDDSQLKAKVVAGVVATMFSWVANRYWTFRHKRSTGKTRELVMFLVMNAIGLGIQTGCVGIAKYVLGLTSVTEVFIAGNVIGLVLATIFRFFAYKYWVFTTDRSQLADLPTEQDPAADAAATTREPEASEPGVQERAGAAEAPRPAQVSEDVDPTDAPQTADAPRTGETPRITRR; the protein is encoded by the coding sequence ATGATCACCAAGCTATATCGGCGCATCCGCGAGCTCATCATCACGCTCTGGCGCGAGGTCGCGAAGTTCGGCGCCGTCGGAGGGGTCGCCTTCATCATCGACTCGGCGATCTTCCTCTGGCTGATCAGCGGGCCCATGGACGACTCTCAGCTCAAGGCGAAGGTCGTGGCCGGCGTCGTCGCCACAATGTTCTCCTGGGTGGCCAACCGCTACTGGACCTTCCGGCACAAGCGCTCCACCGGCAAGACCCGCGAGCTGGTGATGTTCCTGGTGATGAACGCGATCGGCCTGGGCATCCAGACCGGCTGTGTGGGCATCGCCAAATACGTGCTGGGCCTGACCTCGGTGACCGAGGTGTTCATCGCCGGCAACGTGATCGGACTGGTGCTGGCCACCATCTTCCGCTTCTTCGCCTATAAGTACTGGGTCTTCACGACCGACCGCTCCCAGCTGGCGGACCTGCCCACCGAGCAGGATCCCGCCGCCGATGCCGCCGCGACGACCCGCGAGCCGGAGGCCTCAGAACCGGGAGTTCAGGAGCGCGCAGGCGCCGCTGAGGCGCCGCGTCCCGCGCAGGTCTCGGAGGACGTGGACCCCACCGACGCCCCGCAGACAGCCGACGCCCCGCGGACCGGAGAAACGCCCCGCATCACCCGCCGCTGA
- a CDS encoding TIGR03089 family protein, whose translation MTPLTLSGTSGQSPQTFPALLDLLESRPQPALTWYGGADAERVELSGRVLQNWAVKLIGLFSQETELEPGDTVLVDAEAHWKAAAVLLAAGALGWEVELTASGDAETGAEHTDDDARASAAAALAPALIITDRPGDWTGSGVLAQSLGEAELAALSPGLLDASYEEATGEALPAWVLDISAEVRQHPDQLPAPLPPVELPVAQELTGVASPPAGLVLAGAPPQVDWQDWNVDRWGAGVEATGPAGVVVFAQMLDAWAHSRPVVLFQGDPAAQPAAWEQLIRNEGVR comes from the coding sequence ATGACCCCGCTCACACTCTCAGGCACATCCGGTCAGTCCCCGCAGACCTTCCCGGCGCTGCTGGACCTGCTCGAATCCCGCCCTCAGCCGGCACTGACCTGGTACGGCGGGGCGGATGCCGAACGCGTGGAGCTCTCCGGACGCGTGCTGCAGAACTGGGCGGTGAAGCTCATCGGACTCTTCTCACAGGAGACTGAGCTCGAGCCCGGCGACACGGTCCTGGTGGACGCCGAGGCGCACTGGAAGGCCGCCGCGGTGCTGCTCGCCGCCGGAGCCCTCGGGTGGGAGGTCGAGCTCACCGCCTCCGGCGATGCAGAGACCGGAGCCGAACACACCGACGACGACGCCCGCGCCAGCGCCGCCGCGGCACTGGCTCCTGCGCTGATCATCACCGACCGGCCGGGTGACTGGACCGGTTCAGGCGTGCTGGCGCAGTCCCTCGGGGAGGCCGAGCTGGCGGCGCTGTCCCCCGGCCTGCTGGATGCCTCCTATGAGGAGGCCACCGGCGAGGCGCTCCCCGCCTGGGTGCTGGACATCTCCGCAGAGGTCCGCCAGCATCCGGATCAGCTGCCCGCGCCGCTTCCCCCGGTGGAGCTGCCTGTGGCGCAGGAGCTCACTGGAGTGGCCTCTCCGCCTGCTGGACTCGTGCTGGCAGGCGCACCTCCGCAGGTGGACTGGCAGGACTGGAACGTGGATCGCTGGGGAGCGGGCGTCGAGGCGACCGGGCCGGCCGGCGTCGTCGTCTTCGCCCAGATGCTCGACGCCTGGGCGCACAGCCGTCCTGTGGTGCTCTTCCAGGGCGATCCCGCCGCGCAGCCGGCCGCCTGGGAGCAGCTGATCCGCAACGAGGGCGTCCGCTGA
- a CDS encoding WhiB family transcriptional regulator, with protein sequence MGNAERLGETRPGTTATARRTGLEVPADWFVDPADPQAAERLEHGKALEDQATAFLSAHEEAERQADAASPVTALSEAPSRRTEMLNPGTQTPQTNPGTRTAEPRTADPRTAESTTTWLGLPALVPTEEIEGELAWQVDALCAQTDPEAFFPEKGGSTRDAKKVCGACTVKQECLDYALGNDERFGIWGGLSERERRKLRKRAL encoded by the coding sequence ATGGGGAACGCAGAGCGGCTGGGCGAAACACGGCCCGGCACTACGGCCACAGCCCGCAGGACGGGTCTCGAGGTTCCTGCTGATTGGTTCGTCGACCCTGCTGATCCCCAGGCCGCTGAGCGCCTGGAGCACGGCAAGGCTCTCGAAGATCAGGCCACCGCCTTCCTCTCCGCCCACGAGGAGGCCGAGCGGCAGGCCGATGCAGCGTCCCCGGTCACAGCGCTCAGTGAGGCACCTTCCCGCCGCACTGAGATGCTGAACCCGGGCACGCAGACCCCGCAGACGAACCCCGGCACCCGCACCGCGGAGCCGAGGACCGCGGATCCCCGGACCGCAGAGTCCACCACCACGTGGCTGGGTCTGCCCGCACTGGTCCCCACCGAGGAGATCGAGGGCGAGCTCGCCTGGCAGGTGGACGCCCTCTGTGCGCAGACCGACCCGGAGGCGTTCTTCCCCGAGAAGGGCGGCTCCACCCGTGACGCCAAGAAGGTCTGCGGCGCCTGCACAGTGAAGCAGGAGTGCCTGGACTACGCGCTGGGCAATGACGAGCGCTTCGGGATCTGGGGCGGCCTCTCCGAGCGGGAGCGGCGCAAGCTGCGGAAACGGGCACTCTGA